A stretch of Aedes aegypti strain LVP_AGWG chromosome 2, AaegL5.0 Primary Assembly, whole genome shotgun sequence DNA encodes these proteins:
- the LOC5564478 gene encoding augmin complex subunit dgt3, which translates to MEDSVKNLDILRRVSGVEVGSLWLLHDESFKEFFDWFGKSVTEDNLASDSLLREYSDLERNDLVLSEEEVQVELELLCKDFPNILEYNDDDVEIYEEQLEELVAIEEQYEKLLADAKQTEKGLTKELSELDMQLMDAEFNQGKMATECMEKARFVEEIQSNSQQQIFDMHQCYVQAQNPPLFVYQMPIEQFNMKCDQFLKYLEMYIRKHFSVRNLDDSEHEPDQSQRDIIIQLESIKSRLDVEEGKLTDASKEFQGLKRMMERFQDLSWQPMKIEVMRRHCSELKSVNEQDTLRIDVLKQELEMYIRQMNEHRIEYILYENSKLKLERAISRLEYIKKLAEIVSSALMNAEMLWILMQLDLEKMKNKFDNSDDMNAETQLCLKRIEAMKSLERNNAEEEALEELSSQIASVMGALNVSHSASHSSSSLTVADRSLSLKNYLQDFVDFKKRAFKTLSSIVNGKFYKNMDELIKELNENEKALHKYVFDGPVNRPQFFDQQYQERMQRLSFEMDQIEKDLRALKTDYQQNVNESKNNKFWRYNQNLWVWFLTEPKKVAVAIKEVTTAASQMAAYKSISGLKCKSIADEMEF; encoded by the exons ATGGAAGACTCGGTAAAA AATTTGGATATTTTGAGACGGGTCAGCGGAGTCGAAGTCGGAAGTCTCTGGCTGCTGCATGATGAGTCCTTTAAAGAGTTCTTCGACTGGTTCGGTAAATCCGTAACGGAGGACAACCTGGCATCGGACAGTTTGTTGCGAGA GTATTCAGATCTGGAACGTAACGATCTTGTGCTATCGGAAGAGGAAGTACAGGTCGAACTAGAATTGCTGTGCAAAGATTTCCCTAACATCCTTGAATATAATGATGACGATGTAGAAATTTACGAGGAACAACTCGAAGAGCTGGTAGCCATTGAAGAGCAATACGAGAAATTGTTGGCCGATGCCAAGCAGACTGAAAAGGGTTTAACAAAAGAACTGTCCGAACTGGATATGCAGCTTATGGATGCCGAATTTAACCAAGGGAAGATGGCTACAGAATGCATGGAAAAGGCCAGATTTGTTGAAGAGATACAGTCCAATTCCCAGCAGCAGATTTTCGACATGCACCAGTGTTACGTTCAAGCT CAAAATCCTCCGCTGTTCGTCTACCAAATGCCGATCGAGCAGTTCAACATGAAGTGCGACCAGTTTCTTAAGTATCTGGAAATGTACATAAGGAAGCATTTTTCGGTGCGCAATTTAGACGACTCGGAGCACGAACCGGATCAGAGTCAAAGGGACATAATTATTCAGCTGGAAAGTATCAAATCCCGGCTGGATGTGGAGGAAGGAAAGCTAACGGATGCCAGTAAAGAATTTCAAGGCTTAAAACGGATGATGGAGCGGTTTCAGGACCTCAGTTGGCAGCCCATGAAGATTGAAGTGATGAG GAGACATTGTTCGGAGTTAAAATCGGTAAATGAGCAAGACACGCTCCGGATAGATGTCCTAAAGCAAGAACTGGAAATGTACATTCGGCAGATGAATGAGCATCGAATCGAGTATATCCTATACGAAAACAGCAAACTGAAACTCGAGCGGGCCATCAGTCGACTGGAATACATCAAGAAGCTGGCCGAGATAGTCTCGAGTGCGTTGATGAACGCCGAAATGCTCTGGATCTTGATGCAGCTAGATCTAGAGAAGATGAAGAACAAGTTCGACAACAGTGACGACATGAATGCGGAAACGCAGTTGTGTTTAAAACGAATCGAAgcgatgaaatctctggaacgGAACAATGCCGAAGAGGAAGCTCTTGAGGAACTTTCCAGCCAAATTGCGTCAGTCATGGGAGCACTGAATGTGAGTCACTCAGCGTCTCACTCGTCGTCCTCGCTGACAGTGGCGGATCGATCGTTGAGTTTGAAAAACTATTTGCAAGATTTTGTGGATTTCAAGAAGCGGGCGTTCAAAACATTGTCGTCGATTGTGAATGGCAAGTTCTACAAGAATATGGATGAGCTGATTAAGGAGTT gaatgaaaatgaaaaagcacTGCACAAATACGTATTTGATGGTCCGGTTAATAGGCCCCAGTTCTTCGATCAGCAGTATCAGGAACGTATGCAGCGGCTATCATTTGAAATGGATCAGATCGAGAAAGATCTGAGGGCACTCAAGACTGATTATCAACAGAACGTCAATGAATCGAAG AACAACAAATTCTGGCGCTACAACCAAAACCTGTGGGTATGGTTCCTGACGGAGCCGAAAAAGGTTGCCGTTGCCATCAAAGAGGTGACCACTGCTGCCTCCCAGATGGCCGCCTACAAAAGCATCTCCGGTCTCAAGTGCAAGTCGATAGCGGACGAAATGGAGTTCTAG